From the genome of Bacteroidota bacterium:
AGATAGTGCATTACTTCCTTTTGCAAAAAATTCACCCATATGGGAAACATCAAAAACACCGACAGCATTTCGCACTTTCTTGTGCTCATCCATAATGCCGGCATATTGTACGGGCATTTCAAATCCGCCGAAAGGTACTATTTTTGCTCCGGCTTTTTGGTGAATTTCAAAAAATGGTGTACGTTTCATTTTGCTTGTCCTTTTTTCCAATCAGCAAGAAATTTTTCAAGTCCGATATCTGTCAATGGATGTTTAATCAACTGATCGATCACTTTGAGTGGCATGGTACAAACGTGCGCACCCATGAGTGCAGCTTGCATCACATGAATAGGATGACGGACACTGGCAACAAGAACTTCCGTCTCAAATCCGTAGTTGTTATAGATCGTCACAATCTGTTCAATCAATTGCATTCCATCCGTGCTGATATCATCAAGACGTCCAACAAATGGACTGATATATGTTGCGCCTGCTTTCGCAGCAAGCAACGCTTGATTCGCGGAAAAACAAAGCGTCACATTTGTTCTGATACCTTCAGTATGAAACGCTTTTGCTGCTTTCAATCCGTCTTTGATCAACGGAAGCTTGATAACAATATTGTCATGAATTTTTGCAAGCTCTTTTCCTTCTTTCATCATCCCGGCAAAATCCATCGACACCACTTCTGCACTGATCGGTCCGTTCACAACGGCACAGATTTCTTTCAGCAGCGGAATAAATTCTTTTCCTTCCTTTGCAACAAGCGATGGATTTGTCGTTACACCGTCAAGCACACCGAGATCATTTGCTTCTTTAATCTCGGCAAGATTTGCGGTATCAATAAAAAATTTCATTCCGTTCTCCTAATTTAAAAATTCCGGGGTAATATCTTTGTCTTGTTTTATAGAAATAAATCTAAATTCGTCGATCGGAAGGGATTTATCTTCTTCGATGGTAATCCATTTAAAGAAGTTTAATCGCATCTGCCATTTACGGTTGAAAAATCCGGTTGTAATATATTCGGCCATGCTTGGATGGACCCGTAAATGTAGTCGAAACTCTTTTCCTTCTG
Proteins encoded in this window:
- the fsa gene encoding fructose-6-phosphate aldolase; the encoded protein is MKFFIDTANLAEIKEANDLGVLDGVTTNPSLVAKEGKEFIPLLKEICAVVNGPISAEVVSMDFAGMMKEGKELAKIHDNIVIKLPLIKDGLKAAKAFHTEGIRTNVTLCFSANQALLAAKAGATYISPFVGRLDDISTDGMQLIEQIVTIYNNYGFETEVLVASVRHPIHVMQAALMGAHVCTMPLKVIDQLIKHPLTDIGLEKFLADWKKGQAK